gaagaagcaatggtgagcccagattccgcaaaatggcttgaggccatgaaatctgagatgagatccatgtatgagaacaaagtgtggactttggttgacttgcccgatgatcggcaagcaattgagaataaatggattgtcaagaggaagacggacgctgatagtagtgttactatctacaaagctagaattgtcgcaaaaaaggtttttcgacaagttcaaggtgttgactacgatgagagtttctcactcgtatctatgcttaagtctgtctgaatcatgttagcaattgccgcattttatgaaatatggcaaatggataaacaaaactgcattccttaatggatttattaaagaagagttttatatgatgcaaccagaaggttttgtcaatcctaaaggtgctaacaaaatatgcaagctccagcgatccatctatggactggtgcaagcatctcggagttggaatatacactttgataagttgatcaaaggatatagttttatacagacttgcggtgaagcctgtatttacaagaaagtgagtgggagcactacagcatttctgataagtatatgtgaatgacatattgttgatcggaaataatgtagaattattctgcaaagcataaaggagtgtttgaaaggagtttttcaaagaaagacctcggtgaagctgcttacatattgagcatcaagatctatagagatagatcaagacgcttgataagttttttcaatgagtacataccttaacaagattttgaagtagttcaaaatagaacagtcaaagaaaagagtttcttgcctgtgttacatggtgtgaaattgagtaagactcaaagcccgaccacggcagaagatagaaagagaatgaaagtcattccctatgccttggccataggttctataaagtatgtcatgctgtgtaccagatctattatataccctacactgattttggcaagggagtacaatattgatctaggagtagatcactggacagcggtcaaaattatccttagtggaataaggatatgtttctcgattatggaagtgacaaaaggttcgtcgtaaagggttacgtcaatgcaagttttgacactaaatctagatgactctaagtctcggtctagatacatattgaaagtgggagcaattagctagagtagctccgtgcagagcattgtagacatagaaatttgcaaaatacttacggatctgaatgtgacagacccgttgactaaaattatctcacaatcaaaacatgatcacaccttagtactctttgggtgttaatcacatagcgatgtgaactagattattgactctagtaaaccctttgagtgttggtcacatagagatgtgaactatgggtgttaatcacatggtgatgtgaatttttgatgttaaatcacatggcgatgtgaactagattattgactctagtgcaagtgggagactgaaggaaatatgccctagaggcaataataaagtattatttatttccttatatcatgatagatgtttattattcatgctagaattgtattaaccggaaacataatacatgtgtgaatacatagacaaacagagtgtcactagtatgcctctacttgactagctcgttaatcaaagatggttatgtttcctagccatagacatgagttgtcatttgattaacgggatcacctcattaggagaatgacgtgattgacttgacccattccgttagcttagcacccgatcgtttagtatgttgctattgctttcttcatgacttatacatgttcctatgactatgagattatgcaactcccgtttaccggaggaacactttgtgtgctaccaaacgtcacaacgtaactgggtgattataaaggtgctctacaggtgtctccaaaggtacttgttgggttggcgtatttcgagattaggatttgtcactccgattgtcggagaggtatctctgggcccactcggtaatgcacatcactataagccttgcaagcattgtgactaatgagttagttgcgggatgatgtattacggaacgagtaaagagacttgccggtaacgagattgaactaggtatcgagataccgacgatcgaatctcgggcaagtaacgtaccgatgacaaagggaacaacgtatgttgttatgcggtctgaccgataaagatcttcgtagaatatgtgggagccaatatgggcatccaggtcccgctattggttattgaccggagaggtgtctcggtcatgtctacatagttctagaacccgaagggtccgcacgcttaacgttacgatgacagttttattgagttttgatgtaccgaaggagttcggagtcccggatgagatcggggatatgatgaggagtctcgaaatggtcgagacgtaaaaatcgatatattggacgactatattcggacttcggaaaggttccgagtgattcgggtatttttcggagtaccggagagttacgggaattcgtattgggccttaacgggccatacgggaaaggagagaaaggcctcaaaaggtggccgcacccctccccatggtctggtccgaattggactagggaaggggggcgcacccttccttctttctcctccccccttcccttctcctactcccacaaggaaaggaggagtcctactcccggtgggagtaggactcccccctatggcgcgcctctcccctttggccggctgcctcccccttgctcctttatatacgggggcagggggcaccccagagacacacttgatatacgatattttagccgtgtgcggtgcccccctcccccatattacacctcgataataccgtggcggagcttaggcgaagccctgcgtcggtggaacatcatcatcgtcaccacgccgtcgtgctgacgaaactctccctcaacactcggctggatcggagttcgagggacatcatcgagctgaacgtgtgtagaacttggaggtgccgtacgttcggtacttgatcggtcggatcgtgaagacgtatgactacatcaaccgcgttgtgataacgcttccgctgtcggtctacgagggtacgtggacaacactctcccctctcgttgctatgcatcaccatgatcttgcgtgtgcgtaggaatttttttgaaattactacgttccccaacaatttgcTCATGGGTGTAGAAACTCCACGTCCCGAAGTCTAACCCTTTTTTCAATGCgttggcatgtcatacaacaTTAAATCATTTTTTTGCGAGAAATACAACATTAAATCATTAGAAGCAAGTAAAGACCAATACATTGTATAGGTAGTTTATTATAACTTATCATATTAGAGACATAGAGAGGGCActtatttctttctttcttgtaATAATTATAAGTAAGGGCAACAAACTCAACAGAATAACTTTAATTAAAATCATCATGAGCACGACCGGGCTGCAACCTCAATGCCTCTATAGTTTTTTTTTGACGAAAGACTCAATGCCTCTATAGTGTAGTTAGAAGAATTAAAGAAACAAGATAGGACTGACATATGTGAGAGCAACATGTCCTTGTATTTGTATCATACTTCCTTCAAAATGTCTAGATACAGCCTTTGAACAACAACTAATTCCGGACGaaggaagtactccctccgtcccaaaattcttgtcttaaatttgtctaaatacggatgtatcaagtcatgTTTTAGTATTACATATATCCGTATCTAGactaatctaagacaagaattttaggACGGAGTAATACATAACAGTAGCTAATTCATTTTCATGTATTTCTACCAAATGGGCACGGCGACCATAAGCATAGCAAGCTTCAGATGACATCGGGTGTGTTAAAGTCGCAATGTTCGCCGGTTACAAATTATGAAAAATAAAATCGCATTGATAAATATAGTACTAGTATTTTTATTCAATTGCAAGCGGTCTGTTGAAGATTAAAAATTgtttcccgcaaaaaaaggaaGATTAAAAATTGCATACGGGCGACACGATACTAGCCTCCGCGTTGCGTTTAGATCACTGCTACAGAGGGAGTAATAACGTGCGTCCATGGCTGGATTGTCGATTCAACGTGGTGCAGCCCCCTTTCAAAATGACCAAAATAGGGGTCTTGGTTAATTCGTCTTTGGCAGAAGTTTGTTGGACCATCACGCATACAAAACAAGTGCTTCCTCGAACTTTCGCACCAGTCCTTCACTGGGCGCATCGACATGGAAACCGCACGTCCGGTTGCAAAATGAACACGTCAATAAAAATGGAAAATGGAAACGCGACGCGAGAGAGCCCGTGCCTCACGTGGGCCAGCCGGGTCCGCGCACGCCTGGAGAGAGCACGACGCGGTGGCACCGGAATCACGAGGGAAACGAGACGCGCGCGGGCGACCACCGACCTCCCAGGCCCACGAGGCCTCGTCACGCACGTCGCGAGGCGCACAGCCGCACACGGCGCATCCGACGTGTCGCCCGGCGCCGACCTGGCCCCCCACCCCCGCGGGCAAACCCCCTTCCCGCCTCGCGCCCGCTGCGTGCCGGAGCGTGCCCCGGCTCGCGCCCCACGCTCCCATCCCCCACCACCACACCAAACACGGATCCCAGCCAATCACACACCAGTGTCACCCCGCAGGGATGCCCACAGACACGATCTCGGCGCAGCGGATCCCAAAACAGCGTCCACGTCGGACGCCACGGGGGCGGAAGCGTGTGAAGCGAGGCAGGCAAGTCGTTACGGCTCGGAATCCTCTACCGTGCAGGCTTCCCCTTCCTCCATCTCGGACCTATTTGTACGCGCAACTCACGCTTGACGCCGCCGCAAAGCGCGAGCCCGCCCCGTCGAGTGCAGCTGCCATCGTCGTCATCTATTTACCACCGACCGATCCCCGGAGCCGTCCGTCCGTCAGACCGAAGGGCGTCGCTCGCGCGAAGAGGAGGTCGCGCGCCGGTCGATGGCGGCAGCGGCGGCAACCTCCGTGCGGGGGTGCGGcccggcgtcggcgtcgtcggtGGGGCTCTCGCCGCGTCGGGCGGTGCAGCGGTCGTCCTTCCTGCCGGCCCTGCCGCGGCGGGCGTCGTCCGTGCGCCCGCTGCGGGCCGCGGTCGCGGACGCGCCGTACCGGGGGCTGGAGCTCCGGCGGGAGGGGCGGGATGAGGCGGGGCTGCTGGAGGCCGTGATCGggggcgacggcgaggaggtggaGGAAGTGGTCGGGGAGGAGAGGGTGGAGGGGTGGATGCGGGAGTCGATCGCGGAGATCGTGCGGCACGTCGGGGAGGCGCCGTTCCTGGTGCACCTGTTCAGCGACGGGCGGGAGGGCGTCACGGTGCGGCGCGAGCCGGCCTCGGCGGAGGCCTGGCCCGACGTGCGGCGCCGCTGGGGCCCGGGCGGCCAGCGCCGGCCCGACGGCATCATCCTGGTCGAGCAGGTGGCCGCCGCGGCGGTGGAGGACGGTGCCGAGGCGGCGCGCCAGGTGTGGGGCCTGGTGGTGCAGGCCCGCGGGATGGAGTGCGCCGCCTGCTACGTCCTCGACACCTGCCGCGTCCGCTCGCCCTCCGGCTTCTGCACCCACTTCTGCCTCGCCCGCGCGCAGTGCTTCGGCGAGCCCCTCGAGCTCCAGCTCCGCAACGCCTGGCTCAACCGCCTCTCCGGCAACCACCGACGAtagccgccgcctccgccaccgATGTACCACTACTAGCATAGAAGAACCTCCCTCCGCCATTGATGCGATTGCCTCCGGTTCGGCTGGGAAGAACGGACCGATCGAAGCATGAAGATTCATCGGGAAGCAAGCAAGAACCCCATTGATCGATGATTCTTTTCTTGCTTTCCGCTCTAGCTTTTCCCCTTGGCGCGATATGGGCGTATCGTGATCGAGTAATTGGAATCGCGAACCCCGCCCGCGTTTGAACATGTACAGATTACTGATTGTATTGCTTGATTATGAATTGAAAAGGAACTATTGATCATGAAATTCTACTTGTTCTTGGTTCGGTGCGACTGAAGTTAGTTAGTTACTTGATTGATGCGTCTCAGTTATGCCATGGATGATCGAACAGAATGCGATCACGACGGCAATGCGTCTCAGTGACGGCTCGAATATTCCGATGCGAGTAGGCTGCCGTCGGCGGCAACTGAGACTCGGTACGTCTCCTCGAGTAATTTAAAGTGGAGTAGGATTTGCTGATGAAGAGTGTGAGACATAATTAATGGCACGAACGTGGATTGCCGGGCCCATTCCGGATCCTTTTCATGCTACAGCGTTCGCAGTAGGTCGCGTCCGGTCCAATGATGACGACGACATGATTAACATGATTACGACACTTCTCAAAAACATGATTAGTTAGAAATTGATTAGGGCATTTCTAACTGATTTCCAATAACCGGTTAGAGGAGACCGGAACCTAACCGATCGCTGTAGATCATAGTGGAATATAAAATTTACTTGGCCGCCGCAAATCTTCCTATATTTATTTCATCACTCGGCGGCCGAGTAAGAAAATCTCCTCCTATCTTCCTTTCTCTGCCTCCTCTTCTTCCCCTCTCCCTGCTGCCAGCACGTCCCCTACCCTTCCCAACTGCCCCTTCTCTTCCCAATGGCCGGATGAGGTGGCTGGAGGTCCCCACTGCGGATCCACGTCGCCACGCTCGAGGGTCGTCGTCTTGCGGCGCATcctcgagccgccgccgctcgtCCGATCCGCCCACCCCAACCCGATTCGCCGACTTCCCGCAGCTCCCTCCGCTGCTGCAGGTGGCCGTCGCGGAGGACCTACCTCGGCGTCCGACATCGCTGACATGGTTGGTGGAGATCACCGACCAGGAGACCCACAAGAGGAAGTGGGTCGGGTCGTTCCACACGGTGGAGCTCGCGGCCACGGAATACGACCGGTGGCAGGTTCGGTTCCATGGCCGCGAGGCAAGGCTCAACTTCCCCTTCGGGACGGCGCCGATCCACCTCGTCTTGCTGAAGCCGGGAGTGGTGAGCGCAGCGATGGCTCGGGAAAACCAAGAGGCAAGGGAGCGCCTCGTGGCGGAGGCCGTCGACGAGGCGTACATGGAGGACCTCTGCCgccagcacccggagctcgtggaggcggagcgggcgatatTCGCCGACAATGGCAGGGAGGTCATCGTCACCTCCGACGACGAGGTGCAAGGCAGCGAGGAGGGCGGCAAGGAGGAGGAGTTCGACGTCGAGGAGTGGCCGAGCATATTCCCTGACTGCAACGACGTTGGCACCAGTCCGGACCCATGTCTTACCGAGGGTGTCCTGTCGAGGAAGAATTGGTTCGACCTTCACTATGGTCGATGAAGATGAGTAGATAGTGTTTAGTGTAGTTTAGTTTAGTGTAGTTTATGTTTACTTCAGTTTAAGTTCAAATTTATGTTTAATGTTCGGCTGTCAGGATTATCTATGTTGAATTTATGTTTAAATGCATGCAAATTTCGGTTTAAACTAGGTTGAATTTATGCAAATTTATGTTTTACTCCATTAAGTTTAGAGGATCGGCAAGAACCGACCAAAATTTAGTGACGTATAAATACTTCACTAAGCTTTACTCGACCGGATACTTCATTATTTTATAAAAAATCGACTAAAAATACCCTTACAGTACTacagtactactagtagtacaaTCTTGTTGCCAAGGTCGCAAAAGTCGTCTTCACCCACCAGACATAGCAGTATAGCACGGTGGTGGTAGGAATTTGCTTCCAATTTGACTGGTTCTTTGTCACAAGCGAGCGGACAAGACTATATGACTACGGATCAAGTCGCCTTCATCCACCATCCATAGTAGACTGGTAGTAGTCTATTGTGACAAAGAGACAGTCAATTTGGGAGCAGATTGCACGAGGCTGCTGTGGATGGTAGACGAAGACGGCTCCCACAATTGGTTGGAAGTACAAGACTTGTCCACCGAAGGGTGCTTCCAACTATCTCCTCTTCGCTGCGCATCGGTCATCTCATGTGTTGGATAAATTAGCAATTTTCTAACTAACTTAATCTCTGAAAAACATGATGACATAGTTAGCAAGATTATCAGATTAACACCCTACTGTCAAAGTATTCATACTAGTGCGTATTAGACATAGATCATTCGATACTATGAAATTCATAAGCACCGCACATGAAACAGTTAGAGCATGAACAAATTTTACCCTCTGGTCAGATAGGTCAAAGCAGTGTCGACGACGGCTTTCTTTGTGGCGTCGTCGAAGTTCTCACCCATGGTGTCGTTGGGGAAGTCGACGAAGTAGTCGAAGTCGTGGGCGTAAGTGAATAGAAGCTAGAAGTCGCGTTGAGGCGCTTCTCAAAGACAGACTGCCCATCTCCCGATGCAAGTTCATAAAGGACGAGATTTCGAAGGCCACCCTTGGAGTGGCCAGATGCAACAGTAATGAGAGGAACAATGGAGGTTTGTGCGCAAGGAGGCAAAATAGATGTGATCTATCGGCGTTCTGGGGTCGGGGGTACCCAGATCTGCCTGCGTGCGGCCCAGCGCGCGGGCTCATCGACGGCCTGTACGGCCCAGCTGTAGGACCCCCCAAGTCAAGTCCCTCTCGCGAGGGCCCCGGCCTCGCGAGGTGGACAACACCAAGACCTCCCGAAGGAGCAGCTCTCCGAGCCtgcctcccgaggagcggagatttctatgcatgTACCAGCATCACTAGGTTgcgatgacgtgagccatgacgaccaaggccaggcgggcgccaacgggCACAGAGGAGGCAGTTTCCTTTtcggtgctaaggaagcaaggaCAGACGCGGGTTCCCAAGGAATCTCCTAAAGGTTTCCATTCCgctgcaacgagaccaagaccacgagctcggcaggacggatgtcatcgccgagcccacccctgcgtcacgaccagaagctttgcaggcgaagactaccttTCGTCAGGATTAGATGTACTTCCTGTCCCCTTTCAAATGGGCGCTGTGGAATCCCATCTCGCCTAAGTTtcgggggaagaggaccaaggccactataagtatAGGCTAGCCACCGCCATAGAGGGGGAGATCGGCCGAAGACTGATTCATTCCACCCACACTACCTGAGCCCTCGCGAGACTGCTCATcctctgtactagttcatcctcagcctcctcgtgaggccaatccaccacaaagcaggagtagggttttacaccgcaaggtggcctaaACCTAGGTAAACTGCTGTGTTTATCTTCTTCTCCGTTCACGCGAACTCGACGAGGCTAGGTTGTGGGGTGGCGAGCTTGAGATTTGAGCTGGTTGAGATCTTCGcacacaccccagtgttcgaaccttcttgtgtctgcggagccctgaattcgacatttggcgcgccaggtaggggcatGTCGAAGCTTCGCCTCTTCACCAGCCATGCTCCGCCCTCGTTTCGTCGTCCCCATGGCGGCTGACGCCCTGCAGGCATGGCCGCCCGAGCCTACGGGAGCGCCGTGGGCTACCCGGCCTTAACCCTCGGCCTGCACCGGGTAGGGTGCCCCGCGAGGTTCAGGTTGGCGCTGCCCCCGCGGTACGACGGCGTTGCGGACCCCGAGGAGTTCCTTTGGCTGTACGCGCAGGCCATCCGAGCGGCAGGTGGCGACGACAAGTCCATGGCAAACTGGCTCCCCCTGGCCCTCACGGAGGCCCCCCGATCTTGGCTTTGCGGCCTCCCAGACACCTCAATATCTTGTTGGGAGGAGCTCCGTGACCAGCTCATCGCGCGCTTCGTGGCTCCGTCGCCCCACGCGGTCGCATGCATCATCGGTGAGTTGCAGGCGCCTGCTTCTGGACGCCACATCAAGCAGCTCTTTCATCGGGCGAGTGCTACTCGGCCGCGGCATGAGGCTTCTCGAGGCCACGCGGCGCCTGAGGCCGACATCACTTTCGACTTCAGGGATCATCCAAAGACCACGGTTGCCGCGGGCGTGCTCCCCATGCTATGCACGCCCACCATCAGCAACGTCGCGGTCACCAAGGCCCTCATCGACAGCGGCGCCGGCCTTAACGTCCTCTCCGTGGAGACTTTCGACCTGCTCCAGGTGTCTTACGACCAGCTCgcgcccaccaagcccttctcgggGGTGATCAAGGGCTCGACCACCTCTCTGGGGCAGATACGGCTCCCCGTCACCTTTGGCAAGCGTGACAATAATCGCGCCAAGCTcgtcgacttcgacgtcgcccacatcggcctcccgtacaatgccatcttGGGCGACGTcgcgccaagttcatggcggtgacccatctgGGCTATAATGTCATCAAGATGCCGGGTAGCAACGGCATCATCACGGTGGTCAGAGACACGAAGGACGCAGTCCCAGCCCTCAAGCTCGCCTACAGGGCCGCGGTGGCCTCATGCCCTGACGCCGGGGACACCCTGGAGGCTCAGGAGGCCGCACGCGCAAAGAAAAGGCAGTTTTTCTCTCAGGACCGGGTCGAGACGAAGCAGGTGCATGTCGATAGCGGGGGCTCGGGCCccgccttcaccataggcgccggcCTCCCCCCGGACCAGGAGGAGGTGTTGGTTGGCTTTCTGAGGGCCAACAAAGACGTATTTGCATGGGAAGCGTCTGACTTGGTTGGTGTCCCGAGGGAGGTGATCGAGCACCACTTGATGGTATTGCCTGGTGCGTGCCCGGTGAAGCAAAATGTGCGGTGTCAAGCAAAAGAGAAGCAAGCGTTCATCGTCCAAGAGGTCCGCAAGCTGCAAGAGGCCGGTGTCATTCGGGAAGTACGGCACCCAGATTGGTTAGCAAACCCAGTGATCATCCCCAAGAAAGGGAGGAAGGAGCGCATATGCGTCGACTTCA
This genomic window from Aegilops tauschii subsp. strangulata cultivar AL8/78 chromosome 4, Aet v6.0, whole genome shotgun sequence contains:
- the LOC109781184 gene encoding uncharacterized protein, whose amino-acid sequence is MAAAAATSVRGCGPASASSVGLSPRRAVQRSSFLPALPRRASSVRPLRAAVADAPYRGLELRREGRDEAGLLEAVIGGDGEEVEEVVGEERVEGWMRESIAEIVRHVGEAPFLVHLFSDGREGVTVRREPASAEAWPDVRRRWGPGGQRRPDGIILVEQVAAAAVEDGAEAARQVWGLVVQARGMECAACYVLDTCRVRSPSGFCTHFCLARAQCFGEPLELQLRNAWLNRLSGNHRR